The Chloroflexi bacterium ADurb.Bin180 genome has a window encoding:
- the macB_1 gene encoding Macrolide export ATP-binding/permease protein MacB — translation MIQLDSVTKVYNMGSVEVNALRGIDLKIEPGEFIAIMGPSGSGKSTLMNILGCLDQPSGGSYRLDGLSVAQMNDDQLAEVRNRKIGFVFQNYNLLARTSAIDNVEIPMVYAGVSLADRHRKAVDALKSVGLAERLHHKPNQLSGGEQQRVAIARSLVNEPSIILADEPTGNLDSRTGREIISIFQHLNRDRGMTIIFVTHDPEVAACTRRIVRLRDGLVVGEELVNQPCSSEVPAGPESAANRP, via the coding sequence GTGATTCAGCTCGATTCTGTCACCAAGGTCTACAACATGGGCTCCGTTGAGGTGAACGCGCTGCGCGGCATCGACCTCAAGATCGAACCGGGCGAGTTCATCGCCATTATGGGGCCGTCTGGATCCGGCAAGAGCACTCTGATGAACATCCTGGGCTGTCTCGACCAGCCCTCGGGAGGGAGCTACCGGCTGGACGGTCTCTCGGTAGCGCAGATGAATGATGACCAGCTGGCCGAAGTGCGGAACCGCAAGATCGGCTTTGTCTTTCAGAACTATAACCTGCTGGCGCGAACGAGCGCCATCGATAACGTCGAGATCCCCATGGTGTACGCCGGCGTGTCACTGGCGGACCGTCACAGGAAAGCAGTTGACGCGCTCAAGAGCGTTGGCCTCGCCGAGCGATTGCACCACAAACCCAACCAGCTATCCGGCGGCGAGCAGCAACGTGTGGCCATCGCTCGCTCGCTGGTCAATGAACCATCGATCATTCTGGCCGACGAGCCGACCGGCAACCTCGACAGCCGCACGGGACGTGAGATTATCAGCATCTTTCAGCATCTCAACCGCGACCGCGGAATGACCATTATCTTTGTCACACACGACCCGGAAGTAGCCGCTTGCACCAGACGGATCGTGCGCCTGAGAGACGGTTTGGTCGTGGGCGAGGAGCTCGTGAACCAACCATGCAGCTCGGAGGTCCCCGCCGGCCCGGAAAGCGCGGCAAACCGGCCATGA